The genomic DNA TTCCTTTGTTTCTTCATTTCTCTTAGCATCTCATTCGCGATATCGGCGTCGCATCTTTGGTGCGGAGGATGGAGGGGGCATTGATTGCTCAGTCCTGTTGACATCTGGGTGAAGAGAAGAACTGAGGTTAAGTGAGCAGTCGCAGTGTAACTCTAACACTCTTGTAAGACCCAGAGGGTTACTGTGACGTGTATAATTGAAATAAAGAACCAAAGTAGTGAGGGCAGGACACACTGATGGAAAAAGAGGTAAGTTTGTTGCAAGttggtgaggaacttaaagtaatcaatatcagcagagaaaaaagtaTTAGAGGaagttaagggactaaaagccaacaactcCACAGGACCTGATGGCTTATATCCTTGGGTTCTAAATGAGGTAGCTGCAAAAATAGtgcatgcactggttatgattttccaaaattccctagattcgagaacagTCCCAGTAGATTGGAGTCAGCAAATGTAACATTGTTATATACAGGCcaattaacctgacatcagtagttagtgaaatggcatgttggcctttatggtaagcggattcaagtacaggagtaaggaagtcttgctacaactgtgtagggttttggtgagactattgccagggagagggatggagtggtagttagggaacagagtttgaagcaggaactgaaaacaatggcttcagtcttcccaatatttaattggagaaaatttctgcttatccagtactggatgttggataactagtctgataatttagcaacagtggaagagtcaagagatggggtggtgaggtagagctgggtgtcaccagTACATAtgcgaaaactaatgctgtgcttttggatgatatcgccgtagatgagaaataggaggggtcgaGGATAGATTCTTGCgtaacaccagaggtaatggtgtggaagTAGAAAGCGAAGCCATTacgagtgatactctggctacgatgaGCTAAATAAGAATGGAAGTGAGagaagtcccactcagctggacaacagtggagaggcattgaaggaggatggtgtgattaACTGTGTCAAAGCTgcagacaaggagggatagtttacctttgtcacagccacataggatgccatttgtgactgttAAGAGCCCTTTAGGGACGGTGGCGGGAAGGAAACCTAatcagagggattcaaacatggcgttCAGGAAATATAAGCATGGATTTGGGAgcagacaacatgttcaaggatttgagaggaaagggaggttgaagatagggtggtagtttgcaaggaggttagggtcaagggttggtttattTTTGAGCAGAGAGATGATAGCAGCAGATTTGAAGAGATAGAAGCAACATCTGAAGatggagaaccattaacaatatcagctaacgtgggtaccaggaggggaagttgggtggtcagcagtttagtgggaatagggtcgagggagcaggagatatctcatggacaaggtgagctcagagagggcgTGGGGGgaaaataggagagaaactagagaaaggcaAGATTTCATGGCTAGGGCAGTGGGCAACTTTAGAGGAACTTTGGCCtgatgggctagtggaagggaaggTTGCAGCAGTGGCAGCTGATCAGATGATCTTGATctttgtgacaaagaagtccatgagcatttattgttggaggtgagggtggaggagtaaTTTGGTAAAATATTTTCAGTTTTAGGATTGAAAAATAATTTCTGAAACATATTTGTTGTGAATTAAGTAAACACATTTTTCAGTGCTGCCTGTAACAGAATACAGAGAACATTTAATCCAGACTCCTGACAACAGCCGATTTACAGAACAGAAACGGGTGGCTCGGTGTCGCTTGAATAATCTTTAGATTTTTTTTTGTTGAGTTCCAAATGCGTTTTTGCATCCTGTCCTACTTTAATATCCGCTTTCTGTAAATATCCTACCACCCTTTACTGACCTTTGGAAACTGAATTCAGCAGTCTGACTTGGAGGTGAGAGGCAGCATCAAACCATCTGTACTCCAGCTATTTATAGGTGGATTAGATGTGGGCTGTGACCAGGACTAATTGATGATTATGCACTTTATATAATAATCTTGTTGATTAAACAGCCATTACCTGGGATCTCATGAGGCCAGAACTGCCTACAGTTTGGACAGCAAGGGTCGCCTTGACCTCGGAAGTATTTTGCAGCACAGGGGAAATGGACTTTGGCTCCACATACCTCACATGTTTGACCCTGGAAGAAAAATGCAGTTTAAAAGAAATGTAAATTGAACAGCTGGCATAGTAGAGACAACACCGAGGGTAAAGGCTAACACATTGGCTGGTGTGAGTGGCCTGTCTCTATATATTGCTTTACCAATGTAAAATTCTCATCAACAATTATGCTAAACTATATTGGTGCAGACAAGTAGAGGAGCACATTCCAACAGAATAAAAACTTTTTTCACCCTCTTCCTGACCTCAGCAGCAACAACAGAGTTCCAGCACAGGCCATTGCACCCACCCCCACACCATTGTAGCAAGGGTATGAGAGGCAGCAGTACCTGGATGGTGATGTTGTGGCAGATGTTGCACTCCTTCACTAGGTCCTGGTACATGTTGCGAATGTAttgttccagctccataatgcagcgAGTGCTCAGAATGTACTCACCATCATCCTAATAAGGGAAAAACAAACAGCAAACTCACCAGAATAGTCACCACAGacagaggaaaaaaaaatttcatgcACACATGTAAAAGTTTATCTTTGATTAGATGATGCGGTTTCCGCAGTCACCTGCCTCACAGAGCCACTTGTCCTGCACAAACCGCTGCAGCACTTGTTCCACTTCTTTTTTCTTCATTTTCTTGGGCTGTAGTTGATCAGCCAGGTTCAGGATGTCTGTAGAAGAGACCATCCCATTTTCCGACTCCAGAACTAGGTCCAACTGAAAAGAAAGGGCTTTAAATGCAAGTCTTAATCATgtgaaactgctcccaatcatccAGCCTGACTGCAACCCATCATCAGTTAGCAGGTCACCATTGAGGTGGTTTGCCCCTTTTGTTATTTTTCTGCCCCTTTACTCCCCGAATCGAACGTACAATTCACAGGGCAGATACCAACACTTTGGTTAATCTCAGATTCTGAAGGGAGCCAATTCTAGCAACATAACCAGGAGAGGCTGAGGTACATACATTCCTTTCCCGTCAACTAAACAAAGCAAGCAGCAATATGAGAACCCAAATTGGCACTGCCACCTGAACTATTGCACAGAAGCAGTAACTGGCTGATAATAAATGTGCAGCATTTGTCTACCTGGGACCACAGGCTGATTTAAGCAGCTTGTTTGGACCAAGGTACGCTGACTGGCCTTGAGGGAAGAGGTGATGCAGCACCTCAGTGTGAATCTGTACAGccagcacaattttttttttatttcacgcatgggatgtgggcattgctggctcggacagacagcatttattgcccatccccaattgcccttgtggtgagctgcttcttgaaccgctgcaaccaatgtggggtaggtacactcacagtgctgttaggaaggaagttccagtgacagtgaaggaaaggcgacatagttccaagtcaggatggtgtgtggcttggaggagaacttgcaggtgccggtttttccatgcaactgctgtccttgtccttttaggtggtagaggtcgtgggtttggaaggcgctgtctaaagagcattggtgcgttgctgcagtgcatcttgtagatggtgcacactgctaccactgtgcgtgatggtggagggagtgaatatttgtgcatggggtgctaatcaagcaggctgctttgtcctggatggtgtcgacatcgagtgttgttggagctgcacctatcaaggcaagtggagagtattccatcacactcctgacttgtgccttgtagatggtggtcgtgctttggggagtcaggggacgAATTACTCAtcgctggattcctagcctctgacctgctctcgtagccatggtatttatattccagttcagtttctggtcaacggtaatccccagaatgttgacagtggggattccgcaatggtaatactgttgaacgtcatggggagatgatcaggttctctcttgttggagatggtcattggctggcacttgtgtggcgcgaatgttacttgccacttatcagcccaagcctggatattgtccaggtcttgctgcatttctacattaactgcttcagtatctgaggagtcgtgaatggtgctgaacattgtgcaatcatcagcgaacatccccacttctgaccttatgattgaaggaaagtcatcgatgaagcatctgaagatgtttgggcctaggacactaccctgaggaactcctgcagtgatgtcttggagctcaaatgattgacctccaacaaccataaccatcttcctttgcactatgtATGATTCCCCccatccccgattcccactgactccagttttgcttgatgccatactcggtcaaatgctgccttgatgtcatgggcagtcactcgcacctcacctcgggttcagctcttttgtccatgtttgaaccaaggctgtaatgaggtcaggagctgagtcgccctcgtggaactcaaactgagcgtcactgagcaagttattgctaagcaagtgttgtttgatagtactgtcgacggcaccttctatcactttaccgatgatcgagaatagactaatGGGgtcgtaattggcctggttggatttgtcctgctttgcgtgtacaggacatacctgggcaatgttccacattgccgagtagatgccagtgttgtagctgtactggaacagcttggcaagttctggtgcacaggtcttcagtactattgctggaatgttgtcagggcttatagtctttgcagtatccagtgcattcagtcgtttcttgatatcacatggagtgaatcgaattggctgaagacaggcgtctgaattgctggggacttcagcaggaggccgagatcgatcatcagctcggcacttcaggctgaaggttgttgcaaatgcttcagccttatctttcacactgatgtactgggctcccccatcattgaggatggagatatttgtggagctacctcctcctgttagttgttaaattgtccaccaccattcatgactggatgtggcaggactgcagagcttagatctgatccgttggttgtggcatcacttagctctgtctatcgcatgctgcttacgctgtttggcacttaagtagtcctggattgtagcttcaccagcttgacacctcactttgaggtatgcctggtgctgctcctggcatgccatcctgcactcttcattgaaccaggattgatcccccagcttgacggtaatggcagagtgggggatatgccaggccatgagattacagattgtggttgagtacaatcctgctgctgctggtggcccacagcacctcatggatgcccagttttgagttacatTATCAGTATATTACATATTAAAGAGTCAATCCCGATTTATGAAAACATTTAAATAAAACAAAGAAACATGAGATGGAGCTGACCCTTGCCCTATCCATTAGCTGGATGCTGTTAGTTTGCCCACAACTCCATTTAAATGAATGGCTCTATTTATTTTGCCCAGATCAGGTGCTTTGCCACTTACAGCAGAAAGAATTGCCCATGTGCCGGGTTCCATGTGCACTGTTGCATTATTGCAACATTTTGTGTGCAAGACATTCCAAATGGGAAGGTCTGAAAGGGTCAAGTGCCTGGAGCAGAAAGATGGCTGAAAGAGTTCAGTGGTAAATTCTGATGTGGCTTTGGGTTCCACAACAACCTCACTTCTACAATTCACTAAAAACTGAATGATTAGAAACCCACTACTTATTTAATCTTAATTAAAACTGTAGACCTTTAAAGAGATTGTACAACAGTGAAACTATTACTAAAACTTCACAGATGCATTTGAAATATGAGGCATTGAAAAGACTGACTgggtactcacagttttcttgaacagttccaattcagtttctgtgtAATCGAATGCCATCCTGGTGATCTCCGTCTCCGCAAGGTTAATCTGGAGACAATGCAAGAGGGAGATTAATGGCACATTACAATATCCCGCCGTCTGGATGCAAAAGCACAGCTATCCAAGAGGGAATGTCTTGTGAACATGGGCTCTCTTGCTTGCAATTATCAGGTCGAGGTTCAGCTGGCAGGCCAGAGCACAAAGTCTCAGAGGTCAGGGATGTTCAAAACCATTACATGCTCATTCACAGGTTCTGTGTTAATGTACACTACCCAAATTCAAAGCTAATGGATTctccacacttttttttttaaagtcagtcgCTGCCCCTCCCTTCAACCAAAATCAGGAAAGTCTTGACCAGCAATTTTTCCACAGTGGGCCCACTGGTATTTCAACCAGCCCCACCCCATCTTCCCCCAAAATAGTAGCCCAGTTTAATCAAATGATAGTAGGGGCACAGCACATGGAGGGCCCCACTGTAATGTAAAGGAGGCACACCCAGGACTCAACCTTCTGTGAACCCTGAGGAGAGGATTAAGGTGCAGAAAGTAAAGGGATATCAGCCCTCATGGGCACCTGTGACCTGTCAGGGGTGTTTATTGttcatcaattgtttaattatatgcaggtggagggttgcTGTCTATGgaggttatttatatggacttccagaaggcatttgataaagtcccacataacagactgttaattaaggtagaagcccatggagttgagggcaaattattgacatggttagaaagttggttgagcggtaggcgacagagagtggggaaaatgggcaagtactccgattggcaggatgtaattagtggtgtcccgcagggatctgtgttggggcctcaattattcattaacgacttggatgatggcatagtaagtcatatatccaaatttgctgttgatacaaagttaggcggcattgtagacagtccagatgatagcataaaattgcaaagagatattgacagactaggtgagtgggcaaaactgtggcagatggatttcaatgcggacaattgtgagattatccattttggaccaaaaatggatacagcagggtactttctaaatgggaagaggttaagtacagtggatggccaaagagacttaggggttcaggtgcacagaactttaaaatgccacgagcaagtacagaaaataatcaaaaaggctaatggaatgctagcctttatatctagaggattggagtataaagacagaggttatgctgcagctgtacaaaaccctggttagacccccacttggagtactgcgagcagttctgggcaccacaccttaggaaggatatatattggccttggagggagtgcaacgtaggtttacaagaatgatacctggactacaggggttaagttacgaggagagatttcacaaattaggcctgttttcactagaatttagaaggttaaggggtgatctgattgaagtcttcaagatattaacaggaaaagacaggctagataaagataaactatttccactggttggagattctaaaactagggggcatagtctaaaaattaggaccagaccattcaggagagatgttcggaagcacttcttcaagcgaactctctcccacaaacagcagttgaagctagaacagttgttaattttaaatctgagatagatagattttgttAAGCAAAggctgtgggcagcacagtggttagcaccgcagcctcacagctccagtgacctgggttcagttctgggcactgcctgtgcggagtttgcaagttctccctgtgaccacgtgggtttccgctggctgctccggtttcctcccacagccaaagacttgcaggttgataggtaaattggccattgtaaatcacccctagtgtaggtaggtggtaggagaatggtggggatgtggtagggaatatgggattaatgtaggattagtataaatgggtggttgttggtcggcacagactcggtgggccgaagggcctgtttcagtgctgtatctcaataaatttttaaaaaaatattaagggatatgggccaaagacaggtatatggagttaggccgtggatcagccatgatctcattgaagttTGGgacagctcgaggggctgaatggcctactcctgttcctatgttcctataagggttttaactggggtcttacttgagcacttacaaaaagactcttactgagactggtggagggttagcTACATGCTtataatctttttactttgtataataaatgtgaaactgagtaaagatagactccagcattatccttccacaacaagctttctggaatttaacaaggGGTGCTCATACTCACCGATCAGTGTAAAACATTGAATTTGTAAAATGGTATCAGTGACTTTCATTAAATTTACAAACAATGGATCAGGAGGCAAACGCTCATGTACAGCAACAAAACAAGAAACAAATCAGAGGTAGACATCAGTTTGTGGCTGACACGAAAAGCAACCTACAGAGAAAAAAGGGAAAGGCTTCTACAGCACCTGTGGCTGGATTCAGGAACTCCAAGACAGCAGTAGAAAATAAGGTAATGAATGAtgtggagtgtgtctgtgtgagcgtcCTTGCTGCCCAATCCTTTTCCTTCATCAGAGGTGACAGGAAGAGCTGAAGAGGTCAGTGCAGTTCCTGGTTAGCTCACAAATCTTGATTTTGTAGATTGCTCACTGCAGCTGTAAACAGATGCAATTTTTTTTCCCCCATTGCTAGTGCTGGGTGTGTGATTATTTCACCACAAGATAACTGCCCAGTGAAAACCACAAGGACACCATGCTTCCCACTCACCAGAGCGTAATGCTGCCGTCCATCATCCTCACTCATCCCCTTTCTGATCTCCATGAAGAGGGGCTGGAGATGGGTGTTGATATTTTTGATGAACTCATCCAACTGGTCATGTCTGTAGTGCACTGGAGATTGAAGAGAATGAAGATTTGTCACAGGACTGGCTCATGTCAGTAACATAcatagtgggcaaagatctggcaaatggagtataatgtgggaaaatgtgaaattgtccattttgtcaggaaaaataaaaaagcatatctaaatggtgagagattgcagagctcgaagaTACAGAGGGCTctgggtatccttgtgcatgaatcgcaaaagattagtatgcaggttcagtaagtaattagaaaagctaatagaatgttagcatttattgcgagaggaattgaatacaaatgtaaggaggttatgcttcagttatacagggcattggtgagaccacacctggagcactgtgtatagtactggtctctttatttaatgaaggatgtaaacgcgttggaagcagttcatagaaggtttactagactaatatctggaatgggcgcgttgtcttatgaggaaaggtttgacaggctaggcttgtatccgctggagtttgagagagtaagaggcaacttgattgaaacataagatcctgaggggtctcgacagagtggatgtggaacggacgtttccacttgtgggagaatcaagaactaggggtcactgtttaaaaataaggggatgcccatttaagatggagatgaggagaaatgttttctctgagggtcatgagtctctggaactctcttcctcaaaaggcagtggaagcagagtctttgaatattttgaaggcagaggtagataaattcttgctaagcaagtgggGTGAaacgttatcgggggtaggcgggaatgtggagtcaaggttacaatcagatcaaccacgattgtattgaatggcgaagcaggctcaaagggccaaatgatctactgctcctcattcgtatgtttgtatatacACTTGACACTTATAGAGAAGCCATTTGTACGGGAACGTACATTATTCTAGCCTAATGCCGCTGCATCCAGACAGGATGCTGCTCAGAAAGCTGTTGATCAAGGTTAGTAATGAACATGAAACTGGGTCTTTGGTAGTGTTGGAGCAAATGTGCCACCAAGGGCGGAGGTTTGGGAAGGAGGGGAGCAAATGATAACCAAGGCTGAGAAAAAGGAGATCTGTAGAAGGAGTGGCCTGAGGAGGCGAGGGAAGGCCAGACTAGGTCTGAATTGGTGACAGGGTCAAGAAGTTGCAGGGAAGGTGTTTTAGAAATAAGTTATGATTTGCCTTTGTCTCAGCTGTAAATGGGGAATGGTGATGGTAACTGTTTAACAGAGacaattttttttgtgtttttctcAACAGCCTATCAGAGAAGTGGGAAGGGGTGTTGTAACAGCAAGACAGATCTACAACTGTTTCTAAACCTAAAGCAACTTCCTAAATAACACTGGAGGTTGGAAGCAGAGTAGGTCCTGGAGTAGCTTACAGCAAACAGACAGGTGTGCCCAGTCACAATTGACAGGGAGCCAGTTTGTTTCAATTTACTGGCGTTTTGACGAGGTGTCAACACCTGAACTGTGGGCCTGCCTCTCTCTTTACAGGTGCTACTGGATGCCTCTGCACTTCTAGCCATTTGGTTTTTTTTAAGTCCAGATTTCTAACAGCTGCTGTATTTTCCTGATATTTTGCAGCATCTTCCATCCAGCCTTGGAGGCATGGTTAACCCAAACTGAAATATGCTACTGGCGAGGTtttgggaggagggggatacagtgCACCCAAATGACAAGATAGCAACGGCTCAGTGAACCATCCGAGCATTCCGAACACTGCGTCTCACTTTAAAACTGCAGACAAGCAAATATAAAATATTATGGAAAAATAAAGATAAGACTATGCCTGCTGTTTGAGTAGTTTTGTTACTGTGTTAATAGTGTGCTTGAGCTGTAAAACAACCAAACAATCCTTGCAGCTAAGGCCCTTCAGATAGCATACATACAATTGGGAATAACCTACATTAATATTCCAAAAACACTGGCGAGATCAAGTTGAATAAAGAGAAGACAACTTCCGAGTAAATTAAAAACCTGGAGAAGCCTCTGCAATGTTGACATATAACTAAACCCATACTATGCTGGCAATGACCATCTGATAAGAAACCAATAACCAAGTTACGTTGTCATTTAATCAGCAGGGCGATAAAATCTCAGGCATCCCACACAAGTGCTGTTGATTATCTACACTTTTAATTTTCTCAAACACAGATTGAACTGGAGAACACAATCTGAAACAGAGTATCCAAACTACATGAATTTTGTTTCCTTGGGTCTATTTTATAAATCACATTGCATTTCATACACTAGGGGCACAAGCTGAAATTACAACTATTGTGACAATGACAAGCTCCATATATGTGCTTTGCACCTAGTTGGAGGCTATTGCACCCATCACAAGGATaagaatattaaatttgaactgttgCAGGACCAAAAACCAACGTTGGTCAGCAAGGATATAGGTGATAGGTGAGCAGGATGGTGCAAGTTAGGAAAGTGAAAGATGAGAGGCTGGCCAAGAGAGCACTGGAATAGCTGAGACAGGAGTTAAGAAAAGCACGGATGCGGGtttcagcagatgaattgaggtggGGTGGAGACAtgtgatgttagaggtggaagtagATGATCTTGATGATGGAGAGGagatcatagaaggaggccatgtggcccGTTGTGTCAGTGTTGGCTctttgcaagaacaactcagctagttccattcCTTGTCctttcctcatagtcctgcaaattttctctcttcaggtgcttattccaTACCCCTctgaaagccctgattgaatctgtctccaacactctggcagtgcattccagatcctaatcactcactgtgtaagaaagcttctcctcatgtcgccgttgcttcttctgctaatcaccttaaatcagtgccctctggttcttgacccttccacccacAGGAACAATttaactctgtctagacccctcatggttCTCAGCATCTcttatcaaatatcctctcaaacTTTtaactaaggagaacaaccccagcttctccaatctatgcatgtaactgaagtcccttatccccggaaccattcttacaaatcttttctgcaccctctctaaa from Heterodontus francisci isolate sHetFra1 chromosome 24, sHetFra1.hap1, whole genome shotgun sequence includes the following:
- the nsmce1 gene encoding non-structural maintenance of chromosomes element 1 homolog, with product MATALNESHRRFLQTMMSQGILEGSMMRKLHKHCCETHKVHYRHDQLDEFIKNINTHLQPLFMEIRKGMSEDDGRQHYALINLAETEITRMAFDYTETELELFKKTLDLVLESENGMVSSTDILNLADQLQPKKMKKKEVEQVLQRFVQDKWLCEDDGEYILSTRCIMELEQYIRNMYQDLVKECNICHNITIQGQTCEVCGAKVHFPCAAKYFRGQGDPCCPNCRQFWPHEIPDVNRTEQSMPPPSSAPKMRRRYRE